Proteins from a genomic interval of Zonotrichia albicollis isolate bZonAlb1 chromosome 18, bZonAlb1.hap1, whole genome shotgun sequence:
- the SNAP29 gene encoding synaptosomal-associated protein 29, translated as MSALPRSYNPFAEDEEEDVVPAGPGGAGGAERQRYLQQEVLRRTAATADSTTRSLSLLYESERIGVAASEELVRQGEALKRTEQMVDKMDQDLKTSQRHINSIKSVWGGLVNYFKAKPPESKPEQNGAPEYYANSRLKEAMMSSKEQESKYQESHPNLRKLDNSDNDFNKAELVSSVQSDAYPKNQQLRAYHQKIDTNLDEMSSGLSRLKSLALGLQTEIEEQDDMLDRLTKKVETLDVNIKNTDRKVRQL; from the exons ATGTCGGCGCTCCCGAGGAGCTACAACCCGTTCgcggaggacgaggaggaggatgtggtGCCGGCGGgccccggcggggcgggcggcgcggagCGGCAGCGGTacctgcagcaggaggtgcTGCGCCGCACGGCCGCCACCGCCGACAGCACCACCCGCTCCCTGTCGCTGCTCTACGAGTCCGAGCGCATCGGCGTGGCCGCCTCCGAG GAGCTGGTCCGGCAGGGAGAGGCTCTGAAGCGCACGGAGCAGATGGTGGATAAAATGGACCAGGACTTGAAAACGAGTCAAAGGCACATCAACAGCATCAAGAGTGTCTGGGGGGGCTTGGTAAACTACTTCAAAGCCAAACCCCCAGAGAGCAAGCCAGAGCAGAATGGAGCCCCTGAATATTATGCTAACAGCAG gtTAAAAGAAGCAATGATGTCTAGTAAAGAACAAGAGTCAAAATACCAGGAAAGCCATCCAAATTTAAGGAAGCTAGATAATTCAG ACAATGACTTCAACAAAGCAGAGTTAGTTTCTTCTGTGCAAAGTGATGCCTACCCAAAGAACCAACAACTGCGAGCTTACCACCAGAAGATTGATACCAACTTAG ATGAGATGTCCTCTGGGCTGAGTCGCCTGAAGAGCCTTGCTCTGGGCCTGCAGACTGAGATAGAGGAGCAGGATGATATGTTGGATCGACTCACAAAGAAAGTAGAGACACTGGATGTCAACATTAAAAACACTGATAGGAAAGTCCGACAGCTTTAA